Below is a genomic region from Burkholderiales bacterium.
GCCACTCCTTGGCGTAGTCGTAATGAACCTTGAACTTCGAGTTCCAGTCCATGCGAGGTCCCTATGTCCGGTGTCCCCGACCGGTCGACCATCGTCACGGATAGCGCGGCGCTCTGTCAATGTCACAGTGCGCTACCATGCGCGGCGTGGCCGCGAAGCCTCGACATCATCACTCCGTCTACGTCGTCCTGCTCTCGAAGGACGTGCTCTACGAGCCGCGCTTCAAACGCTGCAATCCCGATTACGATCCGGCCAAGCCCTGCGTCTACGTGGGCATGACCGGCCTCGATCCCGACACGCGCTTCGACAAGCACAAGGCCGGCATCCGCGCGAACCGCTTCGTGAAGCTGTACGGCTTGCGGCTCGTCCCCGAGCTCTACGAGTGCTACAACCCGATGCCGTACGAGGCGGCGCAGGAGATGGAGGTGGAGCTCGCGATCGGGCTGAGGGAGCAGGGCTACGGCGTCTGGCAGGCCTGAGCAAAACCGGGGTCAGACCCCGATGAAAAGGGGGGGCGACCTCGAGCAGCGGCAATATTCGGCGGAATATCAGGGATTTGGCCGGTTATAATCGTCGGCTCACGACCAGAAACCCGCGGGGTCCACCGATGCAGCCTACGAACGGCAACAAGCTTCCCCTGTCCGACATCTTCGTCCTCGATCTCACGCTCGCGCGCGCGGGCCCCACGTGCTCGCGCCACCTCGCCGACTGGGGCGCGAACGTCATCCGCATCGAGCCGCCGGTCCCCGCGGGTGAAGACGTCGTCGGCCGCCGCCACGGCTTCGATTTCCAGAACCTCCACCGCAACAAGCGCGCGATCCAGCTCGATCTGAAATCGCCCGACGGTTACGCGGTGTTCAAGAAGCTCGTCGAAAAAGCCGACGTCGTCGTCGAGAACATGCGCCCGCAGGTGAAGACGCGCCTGCACATGACCTACGACGAGCTCAAGGCGATCAATCCGAAGATCGTGATGGGCAGCATCAGCGGCTTCGGCCAGGAAGGCCCGTACGCCACCAAGGGCGGCGTCGACCAGATCGCGCAGGGCATGGGCGGTCTCATGTCGATCACCGGCACGCCGGGCGGCGGACCGCTGCGCGTCGGCATTCCCATCAACGACCTCGTCGCCGGGTCGCTGCTGGCGCTGTCGATCATGATGGCGCTGTACGAGCGCAACACGACGGGCGTCGGACGCTGGGTGTACACCAGCCTGCTCGAGACGCAGGTCTTCATGCTCGACTTCCAGGCTTCGCGCTACCTCATGAAAGGCGAGGTCGCGGGCCAGACCGGCAACGACCACCCGACGATGACCCCTTCGAGCGTGTATCCGACGCAGGACGGGTACATCAACCTCGCGGCGAGCTCGGGGCGGCTGTTCGAGCGTCTTGCCGAAGTGTGCGGCAAGCCCGAGTGGCTGTCGCATCCGAAGTTCGCGAAGCTTCCGGACCGGACCGCGAACCGACCGGCGTTCAACGAAGCGCTGTCGGAAGTGCTGAAGACCAAGCCGTCGGCGTACTGGGTCGAGAAGTTCGACGAGGCCGGCATCCCCGCGGGCCCCATCAACACGATCGACAAGGTGTTCGCGGACCCGCAGGTGCAGCATCTGGGGATGGCGGCGCCGGTCAAGGGCGGCGCGCTCGGCGATACCAAGGTGGTCAACTCGCCGCTCAACTTCAAGGGCATCCAGAAGCAGATCCGCCGGCCCACGCCCGAGGCGGGCGAGCACAACAACGAAGTGCTCGAGTGGCTGGGCTACTCGAAGGCCGAGATCGACCGGCTCAAGGGCCTCGGCGTGATCTGAGCGTAGCGACGCAACACGAAAAGGCCCCGCAAGGGGCCTTTTTCGTTGCTGCAGCGCACGAGAGGCGCGCCGTCGAACGGGACGGCGCGGCGCGTGGGCGGTGCGGCTATGCCAGGACGATCGCGACGACGCACGCCGTGAAGGCGGTGCCGGCGACGGCGATCATGACGTCGATCGACGCCAGGAACTCCCCCATCGGGTCGTGCCGGCGCTGGCGCAGCCAGCGTCCGGCCACGGCGTGATAACGGTCCCAGGTGAAGAACATCGTCTTCTCCTCCGGAAAATAGGCTCACACGCTGGATGCAGCATAGGTCGTGCCGGGGAAAAGTACAAGCGGTGCGGGGACTTGTCGCCGCGCCACGACAGTGGCTTACGCGACCGCGGTGGGCGTGAAGACGACCTGCTCGGCGACGTCGATCAGCGCTTTCTCGTGCAACAGCACGTTGCCGCGCTCGCGCTCCTGCATCGCGAGCTTGATGATGCGGTTGAGCTCGCTGGTTTTCATGCCGAGGTTGCCGGCGACCGCTTTGAGGTCTTCGCGCACCTGGTCCTGCGCGAGCTTGATGCGGTATTTCGATTCGATCACCGCCGCGATCGCCTGGCGGTCGTGCTCCGACAGCGGCCGGAACGACGCGAACTCGGCGCCGTTCGAACCGTAATCTGAAATGGAATTCGCGGTGCCGCCGCTCTCGGTGTAGCTGTCCATGCGCGCCTTTTGTGATTGATGGGCTTATCAGCGCGCCAAGTATAGCGTCGGCGACTCGCGGAATTTCGCGCGCAAACGAATTTCACGCGAGCAGCGCGCGCGTTGCAGGCGAGGGCGGTTGCGCTGCTACGACGCGCGCGTATGCGCGGACTTGGGCGGCGGCTTCTGCTGGTCGATGTTCGCGCAGAGCTTCTTCGACGGATGGAACGTGACCACGCGGCGCTCGGAGATCGGGATCTTCTCTCCGCTCTTCAGGTTGCGCGCCCAGCGCTTGGGTCGTTCCTTCGGCTGGAAGCGTCCGAAGCCTTCGAGCTTCACCGCGTCGCCCGCCTCGAGCGCGACGCGCATCTCTTCGAAGATCGCGTTGACCATCTCGCGGCACTCGCGCTTGGAGAGGCCGAGGGAATCGAACAGAAGGTTCTGGAGCTCTTCTTTGGTGAGGGCGCCGCGCGCGATCGCATCATCTTCGTCGCTGTCGGTCGGCACGGGGCCGAGGTCGTGTCCGTTCATGCGAATGAGTTCCCTTCGAGTTGCCGGGAAGGAGCGTGAGGTGCGCCCACGAGCGTCGCGCAGATCGCGCTTCGAGCCTGAGGGCAGCAAGCCGCATGCCTTTTTGCGCAGCGGCACCCGCGATACGGAATCAGCGCTTGCGCTGCGCACCAGGCTTTGCCGTGACTTTGCCGAGGAAGCGCTGGAATTCGCCGTCGCGCATCGCAGCAAGCGCGGCGCGGCGCAGCTCGGCGCGCTGCGTCTCTGCGCGAACGTCTTCTTTCTGTACGAGAATTTCGGAACGCGCGATCGTGCGGCGCAGCTTGCCGAAGTGCGCTTCGAGCTCTTTCAACGTGCGCTCCGGCACGGTGTACACATATCGGCGCTTCGTTTTAATCCGCAGTTGCCTGCGAATCATGCCGATGCTGGCGGCGACGACTTCGAGCAGCCAGTCCTGATATTGCTCGGGCGCCCTGAAATTGGAGCGGCCGCGCTCTTCCTCCTGCGCGTGGGCTCGCGCCTCGGCTTCGTGATAGACCACGAAGCGATAGCGTCCGCCGTCGAGCGGCTGCGACTGCCACAGCGCCGGCGCGGCGCTGTCGGGGGCGCGCTGAACGCGCCGTTGCGCCTCGGCCGGCGCGATGCCGGCGGCGACCAGCGATGCGAAAGGCCCGACGTATACGGTCGCCGGGCCGGCGTTCGCGCCTTCGCGCAGCTCGGTGTACTTGTAGACGGCGATGCGGCCGGCGAGATTGCGCGACGACACCGGCAAAAGCTCGTTCACGATCGACAGCCGGAAGCGGTCCTCGGCGATCTTCACCAGCGTGCACCTGAGCTCCGCCCCGGGCGCCGCGGGGCAGAACACGCCGAGCGCCGCGAGCTTGCGCCCGCCGGCCCTCTTCGGAAAGACGAACCCCGCCGGTATGCGCAGGAAGCGTGCGGCGCGCAATTGCGCCTCGCTCCCGAGGTAACGCGTCGTCAGCACGTCGCCGCGCTGGAGCTGTTTTTCGGTGAGAAGACCGGCGTCCTCGGCGTGGCGCGCCCGCGCCTCGATATAGGCGGGCAGGAGCGAGACCGCTCGATGTTCGCTGGACTGCGTTGTCACAGGACTTCCTTTCGCGGCGGCCGCGCCGTGCGGCCGCCCAGTCTGCGGGCTTCTTGGAGCCCTCCGGCGCGCGCCGAAGCGCGCACGTCCTCGCGGCTAAAATAGTACCAATCGCGTACAACGTTCAGCAAGCCGAAAGGAAGACAAGACCCGTGAAGCTCGTTACCTTCAAGACGCGCGACGGCGCGCCCCGCACCGGCCTCGTTCGCAACGACGGCGAGGTGATCGACTTCGCCGCGCTCGCCACGCCGCCTTTCGACGTCACCGACATGGTCTCGCTCGTCGCTGCCGGCGAGCGCGCGCTTGCCTGGATACGCGGCGCCGCGAGCGCGGCGCGTGGGACGCTGCAGCTGTCGGAGGTGACGCTGCTCGCGCCGATCCCGCGGCCGCGCAAGAACGTCTTCTGCGTCGGCTGGAACTATCTCGAGCACTTCAGGGAAGGCGAAAAGATCCGGCCTCACGTCGCCGAGATGCCCACGCACCCGACGTTCTTCTCCAAGACGCCGACGACGGTCATCGGGCCGTACGACGCCGTACCGTACGATCCGAAGATCACCGACAAGCTCGACTGGGAGGCGGAGCTGGGAGTAATTATCGGCCCCGGCGGCGTGAACATTAGCGAGGCCGACGCCATGAAGCACGTCTTCGGCTACACCGTCATCAACGACGTCTCCGGCCGCGACATCCAGCGCCGGCACGGCCAGCAGTGGTTCAAGGGCAAGAGCCTCGACGGCACCTGTCCGATGGGCCCGTGGATCGTCACCGCGGACGAAGTGCCGAATCCCGACAGCCTCGCCATCGGCTGCAAGGTCAACGGCGCGGTCAAGCAGGAATCGAACACGAGCTACATGTACTTCAAGATCCCGCGCATCATCGCCGAGCTCTCGCACGGCATGACGCTGGAGCCGGGCGACGTGATCTCGACCGGCACGCCGGCGGGCGTGGGCCACGCGCGCACCCCGCCGGAGTTCATGAAAGCCGGCGACGTGCTCGAGACCGAAGTCGCAGGGATCGGCGTGCTTCGTAACCGCATCGCGCGGTTGTGAAAATCCGGGTCAGAGTCAGATTAACGTCGGTAATGTGACTCTGACCCGGATTTCGGGAGGTCAGGCTTTGTCGGACTTGAGGATCTCCATCCCCGCCTGAAGGGCCTTTTCGATCCGCGCTTTTTCCTTGGCGATCCTGGCGTCGTCCCAGTCCCAGAAGCCTTTCTTGGTCTTCATGCCGAGCTGCTTCTTGTCCATCAGCTCTTTCACGATGGGCGGCGGGGCGTCGTTCTTGTAGAGGTGCGGGTAGAGCGCGGTGCCGACGAGGTAGTTGGTGTCCCAGCCCGACATCTCTTTCTGCATGACCGGGCCGCAGGCGATGAAGCGAAAGCCGAAGCCGTAGCGCACCGCGACGTCCACGCCTTCGGCATCGACGATACCGTCCTGGATGAGCCACAGCGCTTCGCGCATCATCGCGTGCTGGATGCGGTTGCCGACGAAGCCCGGCACGTCTTTCTTCACCCAGATCGGCGCCTTGCCGAGCTTTTTCATGAGCTCGACCGTCTGCTGGGCGATGTTCGGATCGGTCGCGTCGGAGCTCACGATCTCGACCAGCGGCACCAGGTGCGCCGGCATGAAGAAGTGCAGCCCCAGCATGCGCTTGCGGTTCTTCAGGTTCTTGCCGACTTCGCCGATCGGGAAGTTGGAGGTGTTGGTCGCGAGCACCACGTCGTCGCCGGCGAGCGCTTCGACGTCGGCGAAGATCTTCTGCTTGAGCGCGAGATCCTCGGTGGCCGCTTCGACGACGAAGCTCACGCCGCTCCAGTCGATGTCCGAGAGCTTCTCGCAGGTCTTCACGTTGTTTGCGGCCGCTGCGGCTGCGCCGAGCTTTTGCAGACCCGCGGTCGTGCGCGCAGGCAACGCGTCGCGCGTCTTCTGCGAAGGACTCATCACCTGCACGCTCCAACCCGCGGCAGCGAAGATCGTACCGATGTCGCCGCCCATGATGCCGCCGCCGATGATGACTACGTTGGAACGTTCCTGTGCCATATCCCGATGCTCCGCGTTATGATCGACCGCATTATAGAGGGGCGCGCGCGCCCCGCCGGGGGGAATCCGTGACGTCCAAGCTGCTGTGCGCGCTCGCCGTGGTCCTCGCCGTGTCGTCCGCTCCGACCGTACACGCGCAGTGCGCGAAAGGCGCCGAGCACACGCAGGCCGACGCGGTGAAGAGCCGCTATCCCGATCCGGCGCATCGCTTCGACACGCCCGCGTTCGTCGCGGGCAAGACCGGCTTCACGTCGTACGCCGAGATGAACGCGTACCTCCAGCGCCTCGCCCGCGGCTCGCGCAACCTCTTCGTGCGCACCGCGGGCCAGTCGCAGGAAGGCCGCACGATTCCGGCGCTCGTGCTCACCAGCGCGGGGCGTTTCACCGGATCCGACCTGAGGACGCTGCAGCGGCCGGTCGTCTTCCTCGTCGGACAGCTCCACGGCAACGAGCCGGCGGGTGGAGAGGCGATGCTGGCGCTGGCGAAAGAGCTCGCGGCGGGTGAGCTCCGGCCGCTGCTCGACCGCATCAGCGTGGTCATCATGCCGCGCGGCAATCCCGACGGCGCCGAGTATTTCTGGCGCGGCACGGCGAGCTGCGTCGACGTCAACCGCGATCACCTCAAGGTCGACCTGCCCGAGACGTATGCGATCCGCCGCATGACGTACGAGTACACGCCCGACGTCTTCGTCGACGCGCACGAGTTCAGCGTCGCCACGCGCTGGGTGGAGAAGTTCGACGCGGTGCAGTCGTACGATTTCACGTTCGCCTACGCGACGCACCCCAACGTCGAGAAAGGCCTGAACGATCTCGCCGAGCGCGTCTTCAGCCGCGGCATCGCGCGCGACGTCGAGAAAGCGGGCTACAGCCACTTCTGGTACTTCACGACCGGGTACGACCTCAAGGACAAGCGCGTGAACGGCGGCGGCACCGCGCCCGATATCGGCCGCAATTACGCGGGATTGCAGGGGGCCCTGTCGTTCCTCGTCGAGACGCGCGGCGTGGGCATCGGCCGCGACAGCTACGCGCGCCGGGTGCACACCCATTACGTCGTGCTGAAGAGCCTGTTGCAGAGCGCGGCGGACAACGCCGAAGAACTCCGCCGTGTGGTGCGCGACGCGCGCGCCGAGACGATCCGCAAAGGCAAGTCGCCTTCGGCGGAAGACCGCGTCGCCGTGACGCTGAAAGCGCCGAGCCGTCGCGAGACGCTGACGATGCTCGACCCCAGGAGCGGCGAGCCCAAGGCGGTCGAGGTCGATTGGCTGGACCCGCGCGAAGCGCAGGCCGCGCTCACGCGCACGCGGCCTTATGCCTACCTGCTGCTGCCTTCGCACGCCGAGGTCGCGCGCAGGCTGACGATGTCGGGCGTGGAAGGGCGCAGGCTCGACAAGCCGACCGAGCTCGAAGTGGAAAGCTACGAAGTGACCGAGCGGCGCGCCGGCAGCGTGTTCATCGAAGGCCACATCCGCAGCGCGGTGACGACCGAGGTGAAGCTGAAGAAGCGGCTGTTCCCCGCGGGGACGTTCGTCTACGCGATGGCGCAGCCGGCGGCGAACCTTTTGATCGCCGCGCTGGAGCCGGAATCGCCGTCGAGCTTCGTCGCGCTGGGGATGATACCCACCGACCGGCGCGGGCTCGCCAACCCTCAGGAAGCCGCGCCGTCGGAGGTGCCGGTGTTCAGGTTGCTGCGGCCTCTACGTGGGTTGAGTACCGAGCCGCCGCTGGACTGAGCGCTGTCATCGCGCGGAGCCGCAAGGCGACGACGCGATCTCGTGGCGCACGCTGACGGACGCTCCGGGATTGCTTCGTCGCTGACGCTCCTCGCAATGACGGTTCTTCAGCTCTTGCTCGCGCTGAATTTTCCGCCGCCGGCGACCGAGCCCTCGATCTTGTCGCCGTGCACCCGCCCGCTGTATTCCCTGCCGTCGAGCGAGAACGTGATCGCGTCGCCGCGCAGCCTGGGGTTGAGGAGGTTGGCGACCTTGCCGTCGACTTTCGCGCCGCCGCCGACTTTCTGGTACTGCTGGGTCAGGGTGATCTCGCCTTTCGCGGCGCCGTCGAGCTTCCATGTTCCCGCGACTTTCGCCGGGACGATCCACAGGTAGGCGGTGCGGCCTTCCGACGAATCGACCTGATCGGGTTCCCAGTCGTCCATCGTGAACGCGTGCGACACGACGCGCGTGCCGGGCTTCATGTTGAGGAGGGTCGGGCGCAGCTTCACGTTCAGCGACGGCAGGAGGTACATCGTGATGACCGTCGCCTTGCTGAAGTCGGTCGCGAAGATGTCGGCCTTCATGAAGTGCGCCTTGCCGCTCACGCCTTCCTTGTCGGCGTTGCGCTTGGCGAGCTCGACCATGTCGGGGTTGTACTCGATGCCGAGCGCGTTGGCGCCGAACTTCTTCGCCGCGGTGATGACCGTGCGGCCGTCGCCCGAGCCCAGGTCGATGACGTAATCGGTCGACTTCACCTGCGCCATCGTCAGCATGCGGTCGACGAGGCTCTGCGGCGTCGGCACCCAGATGACGTCCTTGCCTTCCTGGCCGACCTGGGGCGTGAACTCCTGCTTGGCGGCTTCCCCCTTGGCGGCGGGCTTCGCGGTCTGCGCGAGCGCGACGTTCGTCGCTACGCCTAAGGACAGCAACGTGATTGCGACGACCGAGGCCGCGCGCGAGAGCGTTTGCATACCCCTTCTCCTGTACGTTTTTAGGTGCGCCGCGAGCGCGGCGTGCGAGGCGATTATGCCTCAACGCCGCGCGCGGCGACCCGGTGTACAGGTCAGTCCGGCTTCGCCCCCGACTGCTTCACCACCGGCGCCCAGCGAGCGATCTCGCTGCGGATGAACCTGCCGAACTCGTCCGGCGAGTTGCCGACGGGCTCGGCGGCTTCGCTGGAGAGCTGTTGCTTCGCCTCGGGGCTGTGCAGCGCCTTGACGACCGCGGCGTTGAGCCGGGTGACGTAGGCCTTGGGCACCGCGGCGGGCGCGAGGATGCCGTACCACTGCGTCGCCTCGTAGCCTTTGACCGTCTCGCCGATGGTCGGCAGATCGGGGAACATCGGCAGGCGCTTCGCTGTGGCGACCGCGATCGGGCGCAGCCGTCCGGCCTTCACCTGTCCCAGCTGCGGCGGCACGCCGGTGATCATCATCGAGATGTTGCCGGCGATGAGGTCGGTGACCGCGGGGGCGGTGCCCTTGTACGGGATGTGCACGATGTCGGTCTTGCTCATCAGCTTGAAGTACTCGGTCGCGAGGTGCGCGGCCGAGCCGTTGCCGCCCGAGCCGTAGTTGAGCGCGCCCGGCTTCGCCTGCGCCAGCGCGATGACTTCCTTGACGGTCTTCGCCGGCACCTTGGGGTTCACGGTCATCATGTTCGGGATCATCGCGACCAGCGTGATCGGCTGGAAATCCTTCAGCGGGTCGTACGGGAGCCTGGAATACAGCGCCGGGTTCACCGCGAGGGTGCCGATGTGCCCCATCACCAGCGTGTAGCCGTCCGGCGCCGAGCGCGCGGCGATCTCCATGCCGATCGTCCCGCCCGCACCCGGACGGTTGTCGATGATGCACTGCTGCCCGAACACGTCGGTGATCTGCTTCGCCACCAGCCGCGCGAGGATGTCGGTGCTGCCGCCCGGCGTGAAGGGCACGACGAGACGGATCGGCTTGCTGGGATAGTTGTCCTGCGTTGCCGCGTGCGCGGCGCCGGCCGCCGCGAGCGCGACGGCGAGAGAGACTGCTTTGACCTTCATACCTCGACCTCTACTTCATGATGCGGCCGTCCTTCGTGACACCGTCGGCGACCATGGATTGAATGGCCTCCTCCGTCAGACCCGCTTCGCGCAGGATCTCGACGCTGTGCTGCCCGATCTTCGGTGCCGGGCTGAAATCGCTGCGCGCGCCGCGCGACAGCTTGTTGGGCAGGGCCATGTTGACGATGGTCCCTTCGGTGGGATGCTCCACCTTCTGATAGAAGCCGACCTCCGCGAGGTGCGGATCCTCGAGCAGCGTATCGAGCGTGTGATACGGCATCGCCGGCACGTCGCACTCGTCGAAGATCGCGAGCCATTCGGCCGTCGTCTTCGTCCTGAGCGCTTCGCCGCGGATGCGGAAATACTCGCCGACGTTCGAAAAGCGCGACGCGATGCTGTCGAAGCGCGGATCGGTCTTGAGCTCCGGGCGCCCGATCGCGTCGAAGAACGCGAACGCCTGCGCGTTGGTGTTGGCGGAGATGCAGATGAACCCGTCGCTGGTCTGCATCGGCTTCGCCTGCGGATCGAGCAGGCGCGGATCGCCGGTGTTGCCGGCCGGCGGATCGAAGGTCTTCATGTACATGTGCTCGGACATGACGAACGCCGCCATGTTCTCGAACATCGGGATCTCGATCGACTGGCCTTCGCCGGTGCGCTCGCGGTGGAACAGCGCCATCAGCATCATCTGCACCGCGATGAGACCCACGGTCTTGTCGGCCATCACCATCGGCAGGTAACGCGGCTCGCCCGCCGCGCGGTGATACAGCGCCGCCACGCCCGCGGAACCCTGGATGATCGAATCGTACGCGGGCTTTTTGCGATAGCGCCCGCCCTGCCCGAAGCCGAACATGCCGCAGTAGATGATCTTCGGGTTCACCGCTTTCACGTCGTCGTACGAGAGCTTCATGCGCGCCATCGAATCGGGGCGCACGTTCCAGACCAGCACGTCGGCGAGTCTGACGAGCTTCATCAGCGCGTCGTAACCCGCGGGCTTCTTCAGATCGAGCACCACCGAGCGCTTGTTGCGGTTGAGGTGCAGGAACTTCGGGCCCATGCCGGGCGTCTTGCCGAGGCCGCCGATGGTGCGGCCGAGATCGCCCGACGGGCTCTCGACCTTGATCACGTCGGCGCCGTGATCGGCGAGGATTTGCGTGGCGAGCGGACCGACGACCACCGAGGTGAGATCGACGATGCGCACGCCTGCTAAAGGACCACCAGCCATCTAAAACCTCAAAGTCAAAATGGATCCCGGCTGCTCCGGGATGACGCGCCGCTGCGCGTCACGCGAACTCCGCTTCCGCGGTCAGCGCGACCGCGTCGGCGTCGTCGACCACCCACAGCTTCGCGGTCTTACCGTCCGCGCTCGGCTCGCCGCACACGGTGAACTGGCGATTGACGAACAGCGGACGCACGTTGCGCGAGGCGATGTGCTTGAGCGGGCTCTTCGCGTTCGCGCGTATGAGCTCGTAGACGAGGAGCGTGGTGAGGCCGCCGTTCATCACCAGATCGGGATAGCCCTCGGTCTTGGTGACGTACGGGTGGTCGTAGTGAATGCGGTGGCCGTTGAACGTCAGCGCCGAGTAGCGGAACAGCAGCACCGGATCGGGCGTGACCTTCTGCTGCCACACCGCCTTGCCTTCGGCGCGCTGCGGCGCGGGCCTGGGCGCGTTGGGATCGGGCTCTTCGCGATAGACGATGTCCTGCTCTTCGGTGATCGCGAGGCCGCGCGAGGTGATCATGTCGGTCTTCACCGTCACGAACACCATCCGGCCGCTGCGCCCGGTCTTGGGCGTGACGCTCGCGATCGTCGACTCGCGTTTCACTTCGTCGCCGATGAGCAGCGGCGCGTGCATCGTCGTGCGCTTGCCGGCGAACATGCGGCGCGGCAGCGGCACCGGCGGCAGGAAATCGCCGCGCTCGGGATGCCCGTCGGCGCCGATCTGCGACTGGCGCACGACGCGCGGGAACAGGATCGACTGCCAGCCGTTCGGCAGCGGGTCGCCGGCCTTCGGCATCGGGTAATCGAGGTCGAGCGTCGCGGCGAGGCGGTGCACCGTCGGAATCGTCACGTAGTCGACGTCGGTCTCTTTCTGGCCGACCCAGGTCTTGAGCTTTTCCAAATCAGCGGTCATGGCGGTATGGGGAGCGGTGGGGTTTCGAACGTGCGCGCCGCGGGTAGAGCAGCGTGCGGCGCGCAGGGAGAGGGCGAATTCTAGCAAAAGCGCGCTTTGCGTCGTCCTGGCGAACGCCAGGACCCATTTTGACGTTGAGGCTGATGAGGTCCCGGATAGCTCCCGCTATCGCGGTTCCGGGACGACGATCAGTCGGCCTTGGCGCCCGACTCGCGCACCGCCTTGCCCCACTTGGCGATCTCGGATTTGATGAACGCGCCGAACTCCGCGCGCGTGCCGGGCACCGGCGTGAAGGCGAGCGCGTTCAGGCG
It encodes:
- a CDS encoding class I SAM-dependent methyltransferase — its product is MQTLSRAASVVAITLLSLGVATNVALAQTAKPAAKGEAAKQEFTPQVGQEGKDVIWVPTPQSLVDRMLTMAQVKSTDYVIDLGSGDGRTVITAAKKFGANALGIEYNPDMVELAKRNADKEGVSGKAHFMKADIFATDFSKATVITMYLLPSLNVKLRPTLLNMKPGTRVVSHAFTMDDWEPDQVDSSEGRTAYLWIVPAKVAGTWKLDGAAKGEITLTQQYQKVGGGAKVDGKVANLLNPRLRGDAITFSLDGREYSGRVHGDKIEGSVAGGGKFSASKS
- a CDS encoding tripartite tricarboxylate transporter substrate binding protein, producing the protein MKVKAVSLAVALAAAGAAHAATQDNYPSKPIRLVVPFTPGGSTDILARLVAKQITDVFGQQCIIDNRPGAGGTIGMEIAARSAPDGYTLVMGHIGTLAVNPALYSRLPYDPLKDFQPITLVAMIPNMMTVNPKVPAKTVKEVIALAQAKPGALNYGSGGNGSAAHLATEYFKLMSKTDIVHIPYKGTAPAVTDLIAGNISMMITGVPPQLGQVKAGRLRPIAVATAKRLPMFPDLPTIGETVKGYEATQWYGILAPAAVPKAYVTRLNAAVVKALHSPEAKQQLSSEAAEPVGNSPDEFGRFIRSEIARWAPVVKQSGAKPD
- a CDS encoding 3-hydroxyacyl-CoA dehydrogenase NAD-binding domain-containing protein — protein: MAQERSNVVIIGGGIMGGDIGTIFAAAGWSVQVMSPSQKTRDALPARTTAGLQKLGAAAAAANNVKTCEKLSDIDWSGVSFVVEAATEDLALKQKIFADVEALAGDDVVLATNTSNFPIGEVGKNLKNRKRMLGLHFFMPAHLVPLVEIVSSDATDPNIAQQTVELMKKLGKAPIWVKKDVPGFVGNRIQHAMMREALWLIQDGIVDAEGVDVAVRYGFGFRFIACGPVMQKEMSGWDTNYLVGTALYPHLYKNDAPPPIVKELMDKKQLGMKTKKGFWDWDDARIAKEKARIEKALQAGMEILKSDKA
- a CDS encoding integration host factor subunit alpha gives rise to the protein MNGHDLGPVPTDSDEDDAIARGALTKEELQNLLFDSLGLSKRECREMVNAIFEEMRVALEAGDAVKLEGFGRFQPKERPKRWARNLKSGEKIPISERRVVTFHPSKKLCANIDQQKPPPKSAHTRAS
- a CDS encoding CoA transferase produces the protein MQPTNGNKLPLSDIFVLDLTLARAGPTCSRHLADWGANVIRIEPPVPAGEDVVGRRHGFDFQNLHRNKRAIQLDLKSPDGYAVFKKLVEKADVVVENMRPQVKTRLHMTYDELKAINPKIVMGSISGFGQEGPYATKGGVDQIAQGMGGLMSITGTPGGGPLRVGIPINDLVAGSLLALSIMMALYERNTTGVGRWVYTSLLETQVFMLDFQASRYLMKGEVAGQTGNDHPTMTPSSVYPTQDGYINLAASSGRLFERLAEVCGKPEWLSHPKFAKLPDRTANRPAFNEALSEVLKTKPSAYWVEKFDEAGIPAGPINTIDKVFADPQVQHLGMAAPVKGGALGDTKVVNSPLNFKGIQKQIRRPTPEAGEHNNEVLEWLGYSKAEIDRLKGLGVI
- a CDS encoding fumarylacetoacetate hydrolase family protein — its product is MKLVTFKTRDGAPRTGLVRNDGEVIDFAALATPPFDVTDMVSLVAAGERALAWIRGAASAARGTLQLSEVTLLAPIPRPRKNVFCVGWNYLEHFREGEKIRPHVAEMPTHPTFFSKTPTTVIGPYDAVPYDPKITDKLDWEAELGVIIGPGGVNISEADAMKHVFGYTVINDVSGRDIQRRHGQQWFKGKSLDGTCPMGPWIVTADEVPNPDSLAIGCKVNGAVKQESNTSYMYFKIPRIIAELSHGMTLEPGDVISTGTPAGVGHARTPPEFMKAGDVLETEVAGIGVLRNRIARL
- a CDS encoding M14 family metallopeptidase, whose protein sequence is MTSKLLCALAVVLAVSSAPTVHAQCAKGAEHTQADAVKSRYPDPAHRFDTPAFVAGKTGFTSYAEMNAYLQRLARGSRNLFVRTAGQSQEGRTIPALVLTSAGRFTGSDLRTLQRPVVFLVGQLHGNEPAGGEAMLALAKELAAGELRPLLDRISVVIMPRGNPDGAEYFWRGTASCVDVNRDHLKVDLPETYAIRRMTYEYTPDVFVDAHEFSVATRWVEKFDAVQSYDFTFAYATHPNVEKGLNDLAERVFSRGIARDVEKAGYSHFWYFTTGYDLKDKRVNGGGTAPDIGRNYAGLQGALSFLVETRGVGIGRDSYARRVHTHYVVLKSLLQSAADNAEELRRVVRDARAETIRKGKSPSAEDRVAVTLKAPSRRETLTMLDPRSGEPKAVEVDWLDPREAQAALTRTRPYAYLLLPSHAEVARRLTMSGVEGRRLDKPTELEVESYEVTERRAGSVFIEGHIRSAVTTEVKLKKRLFPAGTFVYAMAQPAANLLIAALEPESPSSFVALGMIPTDRRGLANPQEAAPSEVPVFRLLRPLRGLSTEPPLD
- a CDS encoding MaoC family dehydratase N-terminal domain-containing protein, encoding MTADLEKLKTWVGQKETDVDYVTIPTVHRLAATLDLDYPMPKAGDPLPNGWQSILFPRVVRQSQIGADGHPERGDFLPPVPLPRRMFAGKRTTMHAPLLIGDEVKRESTIASVTPKTGRSGRMVFVTVKTDMITSRGLAITEEQDIVYREEPDPNAPRPAPQRAEGKAVWQQKVTPDPVLLFRYSALTFNGHRIHYDHPYVTKTEGYPDLVMNGGLTTLLVYELIRANAKSPLKHIASRNVRPLFVNRQFTVCGEPSADGKTAKLWVVDDADAVALTAEAEFA
- a CDS encoding CoA transferase: MAGGPLAGVRIVDLTSVVVGPLATQILADHGADVIKVESPSGDLGRTIGGLGKTPGMGPKFLHLNRNKRSVVLDLKKPAGYDALMKLVRLADVLVWNVRPDSMARMKLSYDDVKAVNPKIIYCGMFGFGQGGRYRKKPAYDSIIQGSAGVAALYHRAAGEPRYLPMVMADKTVGLIAVQMMLMALFHRERTGEGQSIEIPMFENMAAFVMSEHMYMKTFDPPAGNTGDPRLLDPQAKPMQTSDGFICISANTNAQAFAFFDAIGRPELKTDPRFDSIASRFSNVGEYFRIRGEALRTKTTAEWLAIFDECDVPAMPYHTLDTLLEDPHLAEVGFYQKVEHPTEGTIVNMALPNKLSRGARSDFSPAPKIGQHSVEILREAGLTEEAIQSMVADGVTKDGRIMK